The Spiroplasma clarkii genome has a window encoding:
- the rnc gene encoding ribonuclease III, with protein MPSIVDFLSKFGITPKEPEIYYEALTHNSYSNEKRLSKNYQRLEFLGDAILQQKVSEFIYLRFPNSDEGILTKYRSSVVRGETLAKFSRLTGLGAYIRLGHGEWESKGYEKDSILADVYESLTAAIYLDAGNESLDKWLSQTIFDEKNIDIFLDAMRDYKSELQELIQLEMRNELKYVTVSQEKQEKNKILFTVNCMLDDMVFGVGTGFNKKSAEQESAKNALSKIKKKL; from the coding sequence ATGCCCTCAATTGTTGACTTTTTATCAAAATTTGGTATCACACCAAAAGAACCAGAAATTTATTATGAAGCCTTAACTCATAATTCTTATTCAAATGAAAAAAGACTCTCAAAAAACTACCAAAGATTAGAGTTTTTGGGAGATGCAATTTTACAACAAAAGGTTAGTGAATTTATTTATTTACGTTTTCCAAATTCTGATGAAGGTATTTTAACAAAATACCGTAGTTCAGTTGTTAGAGGAGAAACTTTAGCAAAATTTTCAAGATTGACAGGTTTAGGAGCATATATTCGCCTAGGTCATGGTGAGTGAGAATCAAAAGGTTATGAAAAAGACTCAATTTTAGCTGATGTTTATGAGTCTTTAACTGCTGCAATTTACTTGGATGCAGGTAATGAATCACTTGATAAATGATTAAGTCAAACTATTTTTGATGAAAAAAACATAGACATTTTTTTAGATGCAATGCGTGATTATAAGTCTGAGTTACAAGAACTCATTCAGTTAGAAATGAGAAATGAACTTAAGTATGTGACAGTTTCTCAAGAAAAACAAGAAAAAAACAAAATCTTATTTACAGTCAATTGTATGTTAGATGACATGGTATTTGGTGTCGGAACCGGGTTTAATAAGAAATCTGCAGAGCAAGAATCAGCAAAAAATGCCTTATCTAAAATTAAAAAAAAGTTATAA
- the plsX gene encoding phosphate acyltransferase PlsX, whose product MKTIAFDVMGSDNGLIPAVDAAIKLLSERKDLKIIFVGDEEQLKAKLATKKYDKNRVEVINTTQVIEMTDGIMDIRRKKDSSMVKALELVRDGQADAITTGGATAPFIAGCQFILKPLDGISKTAFMPVIPTINANRQTMLLDVGANIEIKGEDLEKYAIMASAYAKAVLGVDRPEVALLNIGEEKSKGLDFHREAYQLMANNKNLSFVGNIESRYITNGLVDIIISDGYGGNLALKSFEGMGKNLLSEIKAALTKNIWRKIAALSLRKAFKEVANKFDYKNYAGAILLGVSKIAFKSHGSSDTQSFFATLRMTYEAITNDVITKMKSAIGD is encoded by the coding sequence TTAAAAACAATTGCATTTGATGTCATGGGTTCGGATAATGGTTTAATCCCAGCAGTTGATGCTGCAATTAAACTTTTAAGTGAGCGAAAAGATTTAAAAATTATTTTTGTCGGTGATGAAGAACAATTAAAAGCAAAACTAGCTACAAAAAAATATGATAAAAACCGAGTAGAAGTCATTAACACAACCCAAGTCATTGAAATGACAGATGGAATTATGGACATTAGAAGGAAAAAAGATTCTTCTATGGTAAAAGCCCTTGAATTGGTGAGGGATGGTCAAGCAGATGCCATTACTACAGGTGGTGCCACTGCACCATTTATAGCTGGCTGTCAATTTATTTTAAAACCTTTAGATGGAATTAGCAAAACTGCCTTTATGCCAGTTATTCCCACAATTAATGCAAATCGTCAAACTATGTTATTAGATGTTGGTGCTAACATTGAGATCAAAGGTGAAGATTTAGAAAAATATGCAATTATGGCAAGTGCATATGCTAAAGCTGTGTTGGGGGTTGATAGACCTGAAGTTGCTTTATTAAACATTGGTGAAGAAAAATCAAAAGGATTAGATTTTCACCGAGAAGCATACCAGTTAATGGCAAATAACAAAAACCTAAGTTTTGTTGGCAATATTGAATCAAGATACATTACTAATGGTTTAGTAGATATTATTATTTCTGATGGTTATGGGGGAAATTTAGCCTTAAAATCATTTGAAGGAATGGGGAAAAACCTACTTTCAGAAATAAAAGCAGCTCTAACTAAAAATATTTGGAGAAAAATTGCAGCTTTAAGTTTAAGAAAAGCTTTTAAAGAAGTTGCTAATAAATTTGATTATAAAAACTATGCTGGAGCAATTTTACTTGGTGTTAGCAAAATTGCTTTCAAATCTCATGGTTCAAGTGATACCCAATCATTTTTTGCAACATTAAGAATGACTTATGAAGCCATTACAAATGATGTAATTACTAAGATGAAAAGTGCAATTGGAGATTAG
- a CDS encoding ABC transporter ATP-binding protein, with protein sequence MLEIKNISKNFGEAGIKGIGLTLEPGDIIGLVGDNGAGKSTFIKCIFKEYDKDEGEVLLNGSSIYEQRSLSSLCFFPDQSVYPKGIKIKDYCLLDAQLAGINKTAALKRLQELLELFGLADYLNKTFAQLSAGMQKKMMLVITLVSNPKYIFLDEPTANLDVNSRIELLGIIKTLSQKGIGILITSHIIDELQGIINKLVIIDSGLQVYNAKFDAQIESIQKIYSSVSSRIKINQEKVVANLDLEKNLKL encoded by the coding sequence ATGTTAGAAATTAAAAATATTTCAAAAAACTTTGGTGAAGCTGGAATTAAAGGTATTGGTTTAACTCTAGAACCAGGAGATATTATTGGTTTAGTTGGTGACAATGGAGCTGGAAAATCAACCTTTATTAAATGTATTTTTAAAGAATATGATAAAGATGAAGGAGAAGTTCTCTTAAATGGTAGTTCAATTTATGAGCAACGCTCATTAAGTTCTCTTTGTTTTTTTCCAGATCAAAGTGTTTACCCAAAAGGTATTAAAATTAAAGATTATTGTTTATTAGATGCCCAATTAGCTGGAATTAATAAAACTGCTGCTTTAAAAAGACTTCAAGAGCTATTAGAACTTTTTGGATTAGCAGACTATTTAAACAAAACCTTTGCTCAATTATCTGCAGGAATGCAGAAAAAAATGATGTTAGTAATTACTTTAGTTTCTAATCCAAAATACATCTTTTTAGATGAACCAACAGCAAATTTAGATGTTAATTCTCGAATTGAGCTTTTAGGAATTATTAAAACCTTAAGTCAAAAAGGAATAGGAATTTTAATTACAAGTCACATTATTGATGAATTACAAGGTATTATTAATAAATTAGTTATCATTGACAGTGGTTTACAAGTTTATAATGCAAAATTTGATGCTCAAATTGAATCAATTCAAAAAATTTATAGCAGTGTTTCATCAAGAATAAAAATTAACCAAGAAAAGGTTGTTGCCAACCTTGACTTAGAGAAAAATTTAAAACTTTAA
- a CDS encoding AAA family ATPase — translation MIFLKRIEAYGFKSFAESTVLNFDYAMTGIVGPNGSGKSNINDAIMWALGEQSSKSLRGDSMEDIVFSGSSDRKWLNMAEVTLVFDNSKRAFSSLEFNEVSITRKYFKTTKESEYYINGARVRLKDVQDVALETGLTKSSLAIISQGSISNFVESSPEQRRKLFDEAAGVARYKKRKDEALRKLIRSQENLDRLNDIINEIERKLPSLKRQSKKAIEFQQKFDELKSIEVAILVKDIQLYKTKIEELNESKVDLKTKISSIERTIQAKSHEFNQISSSGFAHDKELTDLNKEYTKVVDELAQLKVDKISLEGQKSKAEVDDKEFRVSELKGKARELEIKLDAEEQKLSKLLADKGERKKQLDQYSHERYEINTKLDGIRKELAKIESNLEVLASKKHSYEGLFEGVKTVLENRSVLPGIIGTVQELVQVNEDHKVAVATALQNAFQNIVAKTAMDVKKAIDFLKTNKAGSATFLPLDTIKPNFIPNEMRFAIQKSAGFIGFGNEVVKIDKKYQTVLDFLLATNVIVKTYEEALEIAKLTNYRYHIITLEGERIAPYGAITGGSKKNRNNLFSESNKIKELENKKVQLDSEETKLVAEVSSISEQIELYREASSEIQSAIGASKQASDQIERELKEVKAEFQILTGKELDGEEQSFKSIDEQIIAVIKQISAKETTKEEIDQKMNVLRSLKEGSSEKVTKLNLSISEDRRMAQALKDEYGKLNTNAVLLTEKQRSASERLVQNYNLTFEAANQLEQANVDNEQETRERINILRNEIKALGNVNVEAIAEYEEENERYQNYVTQSGDVVAAIKNLKTVITDMDVEMVEQFKKIIKDVNQALPNTFATLFSGGTASIIYTNPDDILNSGIDIKISPPGKKISNLNLLSGGEKSMVALSVLFSILKVKPIPLVILDEVEAPLDIANVERFAKYLKSFTKETQFMIVTHRMGTMENCDILFGATMQQKGVTKLVQVKLIEAKKMTNAN, via the coding sequence ATGATATTTCTAAAAAGAATTGAAGCATATGGTTTTAAATCCTTTGCCGAATCAACAGTCTTGAACTTTGATTATGCAATGACAGGGATAGTAGGTCCAAATGGTTCAGGAAAATCAAATATAAATGATGCTATTATGTGAGCCTTAGGTGAACAATCATCAAAATCATTAAGAGGAGATTCTATGGAAGACATAGTTTTTTCAGGAAGTAGTGATCGTAAGTGATTAAATATGGCAGAAGTCACTCTTGTTTTTGATAACAGCAAACGAGCATTCAGCTCTTTAGAATTTAATGAAGTTTCAATTACTAGAAAATACTTTAAAACAACAAAAGAATCAGAATATTACATTAATGGTGCCAGAGTTCGGTTAAAAGATGTACAAGATGTAGCACTTGAAACTGGTTTAACCAAATCATCATTGGCAATTATTTCACAAGGTTCAATTTCAAACTTTGTGGAATCAAGTCCAGAACAAAGAAGAAAACTTTTTGATGAAGCAGCTGGAGTAGCTCGCTACAAAAAAAGAAAAGATGAGGCTTTAAGAAAGTTAATTAGAAGTCAAGAAAACTTAGATCGTCTTAATGACATTATTAATGAAATTGAGCGTAAATTGCCTTCTTTAAAAAGACAATCAAAAAAAGCAATTGAGTTTCAACAAAAATTTGATGAATTAAAATCAATTGAAGTTGCTATTTTAGTAAAAGATATTCAACTTTACAAAACTAAAATTGAAGAATTAAATGAAAGTAAAGTTGATCTGAAAACTAAAATTAGTTCAATTGAAAGAACAATTCAAGCTAAAAGTCATGAATTTAACCAGATTTCAAGTTCAGGGTTTGCACATGACAAAGAGTTAACAGACTTAAATAAAGAATACACAAAAGTTGTTGATGAGTTGGCTCAATTGAAAGTTGACAAAATTAGTTTAGAGGGTCAAAAATCAAAAGCAGAAGTTGATGATAAAGAATTTAGAGTCTCTGAATTAAAAGGTAAAGCTAGAGAATTAGAAATTAAACTTGATGCAGAAGAACAAAAACTTTCAAAATTATTAGCAGATAAAGGAGAAAGAAAAAAACAACTTGACCAATATTCTCATGAACGTTATGAAATTAATACTAAACTTGATGGAATTAGAAAAGAGTTGGCAAAAATTGAGTCTAACTTAGAAGTTTTAGCTTCTAAAAAACACTCTTATGAAGGTTTATTTGAAGGTGTAAAAACAGTCTTAGAGAACCGCAGTGTATTACCAGGAATTATTGGTACAGTTCAAGAATTAGTTCAAGTTAATGAAGATCATAAAGTGGCAGTGGCAACAGCTTTACAAAATGCCTTCCAAAACATTGTAGCTAAAACAGCAATGGATGTTAAAAAAGCAATTGACTTTTTAAAAACTAATAAAGCTGGAAGTGCCACTTTCTTACCATTAGACACCATCAAACCAAACTTTATTCCTAATGAAATGCGTTTTGCAATTCAAAAATCAGCAGGATTCATTGGTTTTGGAAATGAAGTTGTAAAAATTGATAAAAAATATCAAACAGTGTTAGACTTCTTATTGGCAACTAATGTTATTGTTAAAACTTATGAAGAAGCACTTGAAATTGCTAAATTAACAAATTATCGCTACCACATTATTACTCTTGAGGGTGAAAGAATTGCTCCATATGGAGCAATTACTGGAGGTAGCAAAAAGAACCGTAATAATTTATTTAGTGAATCAAATAAAATTAAAGAACTGGAAAATAAAAAAGTTCAGCTAGATAGTGAAGAAACAAAATTAGTAGCTGAAGTAAGTAGTATTAGTGAACAAATTGAGCTTTACCGAGAAGCAAGTTCAGAAATTCAAAGTGCAATTGGGGCAAGCAAACAAGCTTCAGATCAAATTGAAAGAGAATTAAAAGAGGTTAAAGCTGAATTCCAGATTTTAACTGGTAAAGAGCTTGATGGAGAAGAACAATCATTTAAATCTATTGATGAACAAATCATTGCAGTTATTAAACAAATTAGTGCTAAAGAAACTACCAAAGAAGAAATTGATCAAAAAATGAATGTCTTACGATCATTGAAAGAGGGTTCTTCAGAAAAAGTTACAAAGTTAAATTTAAGTATTAGTGAAGACCGCAGAATGGCACAGGCCTTAAAAGATGAATATGGCAAACTAAATACAAATGCAGTTTTACTGACTGAAAAACAAAGAAGTGCTAGCGAAAGGTTAGTGCAAAATTATAATTTAACTTTTGAAGCTGCTAACCAGCTTGAACAAGCAAATGTTGACAATGAGCAAGAAACTCGTGAACGCATTAACATTTTACGCAATGAAATTAAAGCCTTGGGAAATGTTAATGTGGAGGCAATTGCTGAATATGAAGAAGAAAATGAACGCTACCAAAATTATGTTACTCAATCAGGTGATGTAGTTGCTGCCATAAAAAATTTAAAAACAGTAATTACTGATATGGATGTTGAAATGGTAGAACAATTCAAAAAAATTATTAAAGATGTTAATCAAGCTCTACCAAACACTTTTGCCACTTTATTTAGTGGTGGAACTGCTTCAATTATTTATACCAATCCAGATGACATTTTAAACTCTGGAATTGATATTAAAATTTCACCACCAGGTAAAAAGATTAGTAATTTAAACCTTTTATCAGGGGGTGAAAAGTCAATGGTAGCTCTTTCAGTGTTGTTTTCAATTTTAAAAGTAAAACCAATCCCACTGGTTATTTTAGATGAAGTTGAAGCACCACTAGATATTGCAAATGTGGAGCGATTTGCAAAATACTTGAAATCATTTACAAAAGAAACCCAATTTATGATTGTAACTCATAGAATGGGAACAATGGAAAACTGTGATATTTTATTTGGTGCTACCATGCAACAAAAGGGTGTCACAAAATTAGTGCAAGTTAAATTAATCGAAGCTAAAAAAATGACCAATGCAAATTAG
- the ptsS gene encoding phosphate ABC transporter substrate-binding protein, giving the protein MSKKFSIILATFLTIIVGIWIWSFAMPKNYVILGGSTSVNPFMQLYTKEYEAHNHKDFIYNSTGSQAGVSGVEKHMYGAGFISKDATASATLSPGNSFFDFGDVQHYETGHGTEFKETIQNAKTGNSVSANQSFIAFEFAIDAIIIVYSPPTWFLDEGLDKKLDFLLNKNDPNSTDLGKIYANSLTWEDLAKSLGGTQRSSKTSFNTFTREDGSGTRSAFSDLTKIKNMETANVVNSNGAMLDNVKKSPGSIGFVSYAFIDQVDGNSNVRIAGINGIRLGNLADGTQGIGMVLDETTGTFIVNANNTSNEEYIKSNVYSFQRPFITIFSLKNKQISLIVDFFAELIGIGEQEEWVKETFIEEGLVPKFEIKSFADTTRNSGG; this is encoded by the coding sequence ATGAGCAAAAAATTTAGCATTATTTTGGCAACATTCCTCACAATTATTGTTGGAATTTGAATTTGATCATTTGCAATGCCAAAAAATTATGTTATTCTGGGGGGAAGCACCAGTGTTAACCCCTTTATGCAACTATACACCAAAGAATATGAGGCCCATAATCACAAGGACTTCATTTACAACTCAACTGGAAGTCAAGCAGGAGTTAGTGGTGTTGAAAAACACATGTATGGAGCAGGTTTCATCTCAAAAGATGCTACTGCCTCAGCCACTTTATCACCAGGAAATTCATTCTTTGACTTTGGTGATGTTCAACATTATGAAACAGGACATGGTACAGAGTTTAAAGAAACAATTCAAAATGCAAAAACTGGGAACTCAGTTTCTGCAAATCAAAGTTTTATAGCTTTTGAATTTGCAATTGATGCAATTATTATTGTTTACAGCCCACCAACATGATTTTTAGATGAAGGGTTGGATAAAAAATTAGATTTTCTTTTAAATAAAAATGACCCAAATAGTACAGATTTAGGTAAAATTTATGCAAATTCTTTAACCTGAGAAGATTTAGCAAAAAGTTTAGGAGGTACACAAAGATCTTCAAAAACAAGTTTTAACACCTTTACTAGAGAAGATGGTTCAGGAACACGTAGTGCTTTTTCAGATTTAACAAAAATAAAAAATATGGAAACAGCCAATGTTGTAAACTCAAATGGAGCAATGTTGGATAATGTGAAAAAAAGCCCAGGCAGTATTGGTTTTGTTTCATATGCTTTTATTGACCAAGTTGATGGAAACAGTAATGTTAGAATTGCTGGAATCAATGGTATAAGATTAGGTAATCTAGCTGATGGAACCCAAGGTATTGGAATGGTTTTGGATGAAACCACAGGTACTTTTATTGTAAATGCAAACAATACCAGTAATGAAGAGTACATTAAAAGTAATGTTTATAGTTTTCAAAGACCATTTATTACCATCTTTAGTTTAAAAAATAAACAAATATCATTAATTGTGGATTTTTTTGCAGAATTAATTGGTATTGGTGAACAAGAAGAATGGGTCAAAGAAACTTTTATTGAAGAAGGTTTGGTACCAAAATTCGAAATAAAATCATTTGCAGATACTACTAGAAATAGTGGAGGTTAA
- a CDS encoding lipoprotein, which produces MKKLLTLFGVVSFLQVAALNVVACTDPTSNSDNKPKPDASKPVLTQEIFDEFFNNDPTVNYTGAYVFNDGDEIGDWLSVTGSFLGKLAVETLYKDFSDKYTNNDFAFLTGSFNNSSIIFKTNETATVKMQIPFRTTSQENDQLNRTLNFTFNFKQTSKMTGTELLEEIFNVYFIWYFLRNNPTEINTSRSEDEEKYTAWVGKNEGLFSQNELEEFNEHASKISYLTDAYSERMQEDSKTDSLLKDIDVEILDCQDHKVIDGVKYYKIKVKLFLKSNHGILIEKEFIDRGDE; this is translated from the coding sequence ATGAAAAAATTATTAACATTATTTGGTGTTGTAAGTTTTTTACAAGTGGCAGCACTAAATGTGGTGGCATGTACAGATCCAACATCAAATTCTGATAACAAGCCAAAACCTGATGCTAGCAAGCCAGTTTTGACACAAGAAATATTTGATGAGTTTTTTAACAATGATCCTACAGTAAATTACACAGGAGCATATGTTTTTAATGATGGAGACGAAATTGGAGACTGACTATCAGTTACGGGCTCTTTTTTAGGAAAGTTGGCTGTTGAAACTCTGTATAAAGATTTTAGTGATAAGTATACAAATAATGACTTTGCCTTTTTAACAGGTTCATTTAATAACAGTTCAATTATTTTCAAAACCAATGAAACAGCCACAGTTAAAATGCAAATACCCTTTAGAACCACATCGCAGGAGAATGATCAATTAAACAGAACTCTAAATTTTACATTTAATTTTAAACAAACCAGTAAAATGACGGGAACTGAGCTATTAGAAGAAATTTTTAATGTCTATTTTATTTGATATTTTTTGAGAAATAACCCAACTGAAATAAATACAAGTAGATCCGAGGATGAAGAGAAATATACAGCCTGGGTAGGGAAAAATGAGGGTTTATTTTCACAAAATGAACTAGAAGAATTCAATGAACATGCTTCTAAAATAAGTTATTTAACAGATGCCTATTCTGAAAGAATGCAAGAGGATAGTAAAACTGATTCATTATTGAAGGATATTGATGTAGAAATATTAGATTGTCAAGACCATAAAGTAATTGATGGTGTTAAGTATTATAAAATAAAAGTAAAATTATTCTTAAAATCAAATCACGGAATTTTAATAGAGAAAGAATTTATTGATAGAGGTGATGAATAA